AATTGTACTAGCAGGTTTGCTATAAACACAACTAATTCCGTGACATGCCAATATACAAGTAGATGTAAATtaaaatcaataataaatgGTACAAACTAAATATATAGTAATTACTAAATGAAGACAACATTGCAAAACGCTTTTATTAACATCACAAAAAAAGTATAATAAAATTAAGATTAAAATATTTGAACTCTTTTGTTGCTATAGTCTGCAACATATATTTCATTGTTAGGACTAACAGCTATTCCATATGGGGAAGAAAATTGACCTTCAGCAGAACCTTTGGACCCAAAGCTGTGTAAGAACACTCCATCTTTGTCAAAGACTGATACACGATGATTACCATCTTCACCAACAAGGATAAAGCCACACATATCAGTGGTAAGTGCAGCAGGGTGGCTCAAGTGACCATTACCAAACTGGCCCACATATGTACCATCAAGTGTAAACCTAACAATGTAACTGTTGTTACGAACAGCAACAAGTAACTGGTTATTAGTAGTGACTGCTACATCATGGGGGTAACTCAACTGTCCTGGTCCAATAATGTGACTGAACTGACCATTGAGGTGGAACACCGAGACACGAGGATTAATGTAGTCAGCAACAAACACTTTATCATTGTGGACTACGATACCTTGTGGATAACTCAGTTGACCATTGCCAGTTCCATGGTGTCCAAACTGCAGCAAGTATGTACCATTAACATCAAACTTCTGTACCCTGTGTTTATTGTGATCAGCCACATACAAGTGATTGTTGGCATCAAATGATAGTCCCCGTGGGTTATGAAATTGACCATTGCCAGTTCCTTTTTGCCCAAGTGTTCTGATCAACTTGTCTTGACTATCAAATATGTAAACACAGTGGTAGGTATCGTCAGCCACTGCCCATACTCCATCCTTACCAAATGCAATACCCCATGGACTACCCATCTTGCCACCATCATTCACTATCTTCCTGGGCTTGTTCACAGTTTTGTAATCACGGTACACCAAAAAAGTGTAGGGGCTTCCTTTAATATGATTCCCCTTAATGGTAATTGACAACTTCATTTCTCCAACTTGTTTGGTTGAAAGAGATGCAGAGTAGCTTCCATCATTGTTATCCTCCACTTCTACTGGAACATCTCCTCCCCTGCTTGATTGTGCCTGTCCAAGAATGTGTCTACCTCCATTGGAACAACGTTCATTGTTGTGATTCTTAGTGATGATGGTAAAATCAATTTTGCTACCAGCCACAACTGGTTGTGCAGGAACACCAGTGACTTCACAGTTATCTGGTATGGCAACCTCATCAAACAATTGGCCAAATTGTGGAAATGACTCTTTGTATTTCTTTGAAGGAACAAACTTCATTGTAGGCAACTCAACTGGTTCAGTTTCCAACTTGCTGTATGAATCAGTTAGTCTCTTTACATCATCTCCTACTTGTTTCTTCACGAACAATGCTTCCTGGTCTGAaccattcttcactgcatcATTTAGCTCCTTCACACTTAGCAATTGCGCTTCTGCAAGATCTATTTGTTCCAACTGTAATGAGATtccttttttcttctttgttgACAGCTCTCGTAACTTGTTCTTCAGTTCTTCTCTTTGTTGTTCTAGTCGTTGGTGTAGCTCATCATAATACAGGTCAATCTGTTGATCAACTTCAGTGGTCAGTAATGTAATCTTCTTCTCAGCAGCTACCACCTTCTCACGTGAGGTAGACAATTTGGTGATCATTTCCTCAACTGGTTCAATCATCTTCTCCATTTCCTCCCTGTGTTTGCTGGCCATTACTTTCACAGAATTATGCACGTGTCCAGTGTGCTCAATGGTGATACAGTAGTGACACACAAGCTGGTCACATGACTCACAGAAGAACTTCATCTCTAGATCATGGTCAGGGCAAAACATGGACTTCACTTTGGGTCGGACgtcaacttgtttcttctttGAATGCAATTCCACCAGCTCGGCAATGTTGTGGTTTCGATTCTCTTTAGTCTTTTTGTGGAACTCATGGCAATACTCACAGAGAAACATGATGCAGTCAAGACACAAAGCTACCGCTTTCCCTTCATCAACACACATGTCGCATTTTGCTTCATCTTCTCCCTCAACTTTACGCTTCAAATCAACTTCATCTAGTAGACGATTAATGAAGAAATTGTTTGGTAATTCCTTCACACCTCTTGCAGGCACTGCACTCGTTTCCCTACATTCTGGACAAACAATGTTAGAACCTGTTTGTAGTTTCTCCGTACATCCTTCACAGTAAGAGTGATGACAAGGAAGGTATTTGGGCTTCTTATACACTTCGTAACACACCGGGCAATTCAGGAGACCTGCTACCTTCTTCATACGCTCTGCAGccatttttttttcttggttaAGTTAACAGTTACTGAATTGATCTGTAGAAAGCAAATAATATGCACAGGAAAAGACTACGCACTAACCCTGGATTATCAGAAAAAGGCTTGGCTCGGGCTTAGGAAGAATCAACAAAAATGTCTAGGATTTAAGTATCCGGCGAGGTATCCGATGTCGAAATGTGTATGCACCACGTGTAGGCTTATCACGTGATGTGCCAGATCTTTCAATATATGATTGCTGATCTGTACTGCACAGTACGTTAGGCTAGATGCATTGTCCCATGGTACTGCGGTGGTGCCAATTTGCGCAAGATTAAGCACCCAAGCACGagcaaattaattttgtgcagtACAATATTCTTTAGAGGCGCTAATATTAAGGTCACACGTCTGCAAGTTGTACGTCTGTTAGGTATGAGATAGATCTGCTGAGATGAATTGCTGTCTACTGTCCGATTGGGTTGCTTTCACCACGGCTCAGTCCAATGTACTACTAATGAACAAAAGGTGGGCATGCTATATATGATtaagtagtctcgcgtgccagacggtttgtgtgggggcggcaaataaaccgtctggtcactgttgcaccatagatactatagtatATACTATAGATACTATAGATACTATAGTGGATAACCCAAAAGgcaagacagtaaatacaaaatAGGACTGTGTACTATTCCACTCCCAAGTAAGCCCAAGGTAGGACTGGTGAGGCTCAAATATATCCAGGTGGTGGTGTCCAGATTTTAGGTCAAACTTGAATAGGAAATCATTTTTGTTTAGCATTAGCATGGCAATCCTTAGGTCCTCGTACTTGAACTGGTCCTTACGTAAGTATTGGTTTAAATATCTAAGGTTGAGCACCAACCATAGTATCTATggttgcacactttccgtgaactcactggaatgcaattagattacatcacggcattgttttgcgccaagaatgatgtaataatcgttccaatcacctctgtgagcagactaagactataattgtactggtattgtcctggtgacgtattcgaaacattgctgaacgtcttCCTCTACAATTCCGccgtttcacaaatccgtagtgAACCATAATCGTTCTTATACCaacgcttttaagagccctgtactagggaaacaaagataAAGAATTAGAATTTACTATCAAGAATTTACTTCCGCTTTACATCACCATTTACTTACTGATTTTAAAACTTAAGTTtgcatctttttttttttttt
The Dysidea avara chromosome 7, odDysAvar1.4, whole genome shotgun sequence genome window above contains:
- the LOC136262346 gene encoding tripartite motif-containing protein 2-like — protein: MAAERMKKVAGLLNCPVCYEVYKKPKYLPCHHSYCEGCTEKLQTGSNIVCPECRETSAVPARGVKELPNNFFINRLLDEVDLKRKVEGEDEAKCDMCVDEGKAVALCLDCIMFLCEYCHEFHKKTKENRNHNIAELVELHSKKKQVDVRPKVKSMFCPDHDLEMKFFCESCDQLVCHYCITIEHTGHVHNSVKVMASKHREEMEKMIEPVEEMITKLSTSREKVVAAEKKITLLTTEVDQQIDLYYDELHQRLEQQREELKNKLRELSTKKKKGISLQLEQIDLAEAQLLSVKELNDAVKNGSDQEALFVKKQVGDDVKRLTDSYSKLETEPVELPTMKFVPSKKYKESFPQFGQLFDEVAIPDNCEVTGVPAQPVVAGSKIDFTIITKNHNNERCSNGGRHILGQAQSSRGGDVPVEVEDNNDGSYSASLSTKQVGEMKLSITIKGNHIKGSPYTFLVYRDYKTVNKPRKIVNDGGKMGSPWGIAFGKDGVWAVADDTYHCVYIFDSQDKLIRTLGQKGTGNGQFHNPRGLSFDANNHLYVADHNKHRVQKFDVNGTYLLQFGHHGTGNGQLSYPQGIVVHNDKVFVADYINPRVSVFHLNGQFSHIIGPGQLSYPHDVAVTTNNQLLVAVRNNSYIVRFTLDGTYVGQFGNGHLSHPAALTTDMCGFILVGEDGNHRVSVFDKDGVFLHSFGSKGSAEGQFSSPYGIAVSPNNEIYVADYSNKRVQIF